GAACTCTCACACAGTCTGGTGCTTTGACAACTAGGAGTTGTAGAGAAGAAATGTTCTGTTGGATTTCATCCTTGGTGTTCTGAacgtttgttttcttttcattcattGTTTCTACAGCTTGAGGCGTCAGTATCCACCCCTCACTCTCAGAAGGCTACAGTACTTGATTGACTTAGGTAGAGTTGACCCTACACAACCCATTGATTTAACACAATTGACAAATGCCAGAGGTGTACTGATGCAGGTATCTAAAAGACATTATGGCATCAATCTCGTGGAGGAGGTAAGTCTTTATTTATGGCAttttgattaataataataatttttcaaagtcattgtttagaaatgtatattttacaCCTGAATCCACCAGAGGGCAGTACTCATTGTGAGAGTGTTTcattttacagtactgtatacttGTTAGGCAAGACTTAATACGTTATTTCTGTGCAAAAGTGCATCTGGAAAGGTTAAGCATTTTATATTATAGTTTGGTAAGTGAGAAATTGCTTGGGCAAAATTGCTGATGCCATCAGTCTTATTCGAAAATTTCTGGAAAGTACCATAGAATTTCCAAAAACGATTGCAACTATGTAATATAAAGTGGATGAGTGGTATTAAAGTATTTTCACTGGGCAGACTCCAAAAATATACGTGTATCAGACTTTTGAACAACTGTCCCTGTCCCTGCATTttattatttgcatattttagGATTGTAGCATCTGGAGTACAATAAAAGCAATAGAAAACAATTCAATAATTTTAAgccatttaaaatattaaaaacaacttgAACATTGAaaccaatgaaaataaagaagtcTCAATAGCCTATTAAAGCCATGATCtttaatccaaaaaaaaaaaaaaaacaacccttggTGGATAACCATCTTTTAATTTGGTGCCAAAATTAGATTGGTGTCAGGGCCAATCAAACCTCAAAGTGAAGGGTATCCCATAAATGAAATGGTAtaactgaaaaagccctcctttagGTCTCCACATAGTGGATTGTTCTCCAGAAGAAGATGGAGTACCCCACCCACGGGCTGATCTTGTCCCTGTCCAAGAACGATTGTAGCCATGGGTAATTGAATATGGCCCCAGGCACTTTGAACCACTCTGCTTACTTGAGACATAAATAATAAAGATGGGTCAAGGAGTACCCCAAACTATGTACCTGCTCCTTCACTAGGAACAAGTCATCTACCTAACTTCCAGACATGGGAGCCATGGAGCTTCCATTTTGTTGggattcagcttcagtttattgGTCCTCATTCAGGCCATTACAGCCTCCAAACAGTGATTCAGCAGATGCTCAGACTCACTCAGCTCCATTAataaggagatgtagagctggctGTCTTCTGTTGTTCTTGTGATCTAACTACTGTTTGTACTTACAGGGGGCTGATCACtttgcagcaaaaataaatattgaagtACAGATTGCATCTGAACTAGCCATTGCTGCTATTGAAAGAAATGGTGGAGTTGTCACAACAGCTTTCTATGATCCAAGGAGTTTGGGTAAGAAATCTCACTATCATTGTGCCAAAATATAAGAATAGTCTGTGGTATATTGAGTGGCATCACTAACTCATTCTAGTCAAGGTATAAAGTTTGTTCTTTCttgtggaaaaaaaggaaaggttcTGTGCTGAATTTAAAGTTTATAGACTTCTTGTTGAGGTCATGAAGTAAATGAGGAATTTTGTGTGGACAGGCAGGCTGACATATTGCATTGCTTTGTCCTAAGGAGCAGATTTAGAAGGTTCTTTTTATACCCTGTAATGATAGCTGATAAATAGCAATGAAGAATACTGTAGTTAGTATCCAAGGACCCTATCCTGATCATGGAGCCAACAGCGCATGCAAAGTCCCATTGGCATTCCTCTAAGTGAACATGAACAACTTTGCCTTCTGTATGCTTTTGgcctacaatttccatcatctcTAGCTAGtagggaattatgggagttgtagtcaaaaatgtGGAAGGGCGCAGTTGCCCATCCTTACATTAAAATGGCATGTCTCTTAGCTTTATGTTAATGGGAGTGGGAGAGAAGGCATTACTTAAGGTAACGTGAAGTTGATTATTTaagataataaaaatgaaaaccagCAACCTGAAATTATCTCAGAAATAAATAGGTAGCAACTTACGATTATTTAGAAAAAGTCTTATGTGAACTGTATTATTAAATCTGTACAAACAAGTTTCATGAAAGCTGTTCACAAAAGTAGTACTGAGTACAGCAAGCTCTGGTAATCAAACTGAGAGGTTGCTAGGACAAGCAAGATGGcaatttcacttcttcctctgcagccagcatttttaaaaaatgcaacacttGGGTCATAGGAACCCAAGAGCAACGCTGCAGTGGCAAGATCCCTGGCTATGAATCTGTTCTTTTAAGAGGGAGGATGACCCTGCCCAGCAAATGCGTCTTTCTTGTCCATGACCAGATCGACTGGCCTGTTTTGTCTAGATGGAGTTTTGGTTTGTTCATTTTCATCCAGTCTATTCCTGACATTATGCAGTTTGTCCAGTTCTGTTGTAGAAAACAAAGGATACCAACTTAGTGTTCTTTATGCTTGAGGGACTTCATGTCCTTTAATAGCTGTTGACACATGCTAATTAAATGGGCCAATTTGTTATCCTGTAAAAGATCACAAAGATAATGGCACCTAAAAAATTAAGGGTATCCCCTGTCCATTATTTTACATGTCAGTTTTCTAGTTTTCCCAGTTGCAAATATAATCGGCAGTAAAAAGTGTTTGAACTTGTTAAAAAGagcacaatattaaaaatgtctttataCAATATGCCAGTGTGCCCAAGATAGGATTTTTAATGCCAGAGTAGCTAATTCTATATCTCTTTGTCCCACTGTTTTGCACATAGAAATCCTCTGCAAGCCCGTGCCATTTTTTCAACGAGGCCAGCCTATTCCAAAACGAATGCTCCCACCAGAAGAGCTTGTCCGTTACTATACAGATCCTAAGAACCGTGGGTACTTGGCTGATCCGTCAAAGGTTGCAGAAGCAAGGCTGGAACTTGCTAAAAAGTATGGTTATGTCCTGCCAGATATTACAAGAGATGAACTTTTCCAAATGTTGAGCTCACGGAAAGATCCCAGGCAGATCTTCTTTGGTCTTGCTCCAGGCTGGATTGTAAACATGGCAGAAAAGAAAATTCTGAAGCCTACTGATGAGAGGTTGCTGAAATATTACAGTTCGTGAATACTTAGATTGGAAGCATTTGCAAAACCTCTTGGTTATTACAGAAATGCACATTATAATTACTTGCTAGAAAATAAATCTGGATAAAATGTCAAAATGCTGAATTTGTATGTTCCTTTTACTCCTTgatatttaaatttttctttatATGAGAAGCGATTGATCAGTATGATTAATCTTCCAGTTTTAGGTTTCTCTTATATGCCTCTACTAAACACAACATGACTCCTGTATTTGTGGAATTGATATCTGTGATTTCAGTTATCTGTGATTTACCGCAGCCCAATATACAACATGCAAGGGGGTGGGCCTTGTGGCCTTTATCCTGCCTTCATGTATGCtgtgtatagtgtttgctacTATCCACAGTTTCAAGAATTTGTGATAAATCATGGAATGGATCCACCATGTAGACAAGGGTCCTGCTGTACTTTGCCAACAACAAACTGTCAAACTGTGCCAAAGTGCAGATCATGCCAGTCTCTACTTCGTATTTCAAGTATATccatgaaaaaagcaaaaagttaaCAGCCATTGTTTTCTAATGCAAATCAAGGTGAGGCTTATACTTTGCTCCAGATGTAAGGCACACCTTGAATTAAACTGAATACATATTGCTTTGGACTGAATCAGGATGCATTTGAAAGCCCCCAGCTGGTGTACAATCTGAACTGGGGGAGGACATGCACAACCAGAAAAGAGTTTACCTGGAATACAGCAGTCAGATGGTTCAGAATGAAAAGTGATTCTTTGGAAAGCCAGTGCTAAAACTGGATTGGCTTTACTTTTGACAGACATAGATGAGGTTTTATATATGAATGTTCTTAAGACTGGCAGCAGCAGTTATGGATAATATTGTGACTGGTGTGGCAGAAGGGTTGATATAAATGGGCAAAGGCAGGAGCAACAGGCAGAGTTGGAGAAAATGTGGttatttgtacacacacacagagacaggcaAAGAAGCAAGTGTTCACATAGAGGCAGGGTCCTGATATTCTTCTTCTGGTAAAGAGGCAGGCAGATGTGAGCTGTCTGGGCACAGCCTGACATGATGCAGTGCCCAATCTGCCACAGTGACAGAGCCTTTGCTGGGTGGTTCTCTGTCAACCAAGAAGAGATCCACTTCTCTGGTTTTGATTCAACCACATCTTAAAAGACCCTGTGCAGCCTTGTCTCTCCTCAGGTCTCCAACAGGCTTCCTATATGGGACTTGCACAACATGTCATTGATCCACTTTGCAAGGGCTCATACTGAGTGCTGTTTTAcgagggtgttttgtttttgttttcaaagggcAAGTCCTCCTGTGCAGCAGGGCTGAGAGCTGCTTCAGTGGAGAATGTGTGAACCACCCTGATTTAGTGACATTATAAGAAGGTCTTTCATTTTTATGAAAGGTGAACTCCCTATGTGCAGGAGCCTGTCCAGCTTTTTTGTCTGCAGTGAAGCCAGCCAAAGGAGAGAGTATTACAGAGGCCAGATGTACATGGAGATTCGAGGTATCTCTCCAATGGATGAGAGATTTTTGTGACTCAGACCTCCTTCCCCCGCCCCCATTTATTCCATCTATTCTCTAATAAAGAGTGACTGTCCAAGGCAGCCATTAGGAACGTTCACTACCTCAGCCGGATCTGGTTCTTGAGACTCTCCAGTCTGGCCCACAAGGTTCTCCTGGCCACCTACATCCCTTTAATTTTGCTCTCTActtaatttttatgtgtgtgtttttagctgCCTGCCAGAACATGGCCTATGGCTTACCTATGCCTTCTGGCTTCCTTGTGATCTTGACCTGACCTCTTGGTCATTTGCAGAATGTTTTGGGGCAGTAAGACTAAGTAATACTTAGCAAAGCGTTTCAGAACTTTGAACAGCTGGTAGCCCAAGATTAATGAGTTCTGGAAACCTTTCTTTGTCCTCCACAGCtggagaacagaaagaaagaacataaaAGTAAGGGGGGGttggtggccatgttttttagAAGGAGGTGTACATACTGGAACTGGAAGATGTCAAAGAGAGTGTCATGAGAACAGAATAGGGTCACTATGACAATGAGGGATGGGGCAATGAAGTGATTAGGAAGTAGAAAAGAGAATGGGATCACTGGGGAAATGGGCTAAGTGAGGCAATGGGGAGGACAGTGAGAACGGAATGACtgggaaaatgggaaaaaaagaaaccagctAGCTGGATAGTTCGATGActcagatatctggctgcagagtcagaggttgagagttcaactACCCACTTAAGCTGGATAGTCCGAGGgcgccaccagaagaagggaatggtaaaccatttctaaatattatctacctggaaagccctgaaaagggtcatcataaggcAGAATTGGCTTAACGATACATATTTATTATCAATATGTGTGGTTGTGCATGTGTTTCGAGTAATAGTTGTGTCTTATATATGTATTTctatgtataattatatgttgtgtgtgtgtttctggagCTTGAGGTAAAAAAGAagattaattcccccccccccccactttgtgtTGTCTGGCATCTTCTGCCCTGGACAGGCAATGCAGTTTTCATGGCAAAAAAAGAGCTCTCTATTCATAGAACAAGGCCACATTATTAGAGTGGATGAGAGCAGTGTTtgtattttaggtaaaggtaaaggttccccttgacaatttttgtccagactctagggggcagtgcttacccccgtttccaagccatagagccagtgttttgtccgaagacaatcttccatggtcacatggccagtgcgacttagacacggaacactgttaccttcccaccaaggtggtccctatttatctactcgcatttgtatgttttcgaaccgctaggttggtgggagctgggacaaacgatgggtgctcactctgtcgtgtggattcgatcttacgactgcttggtcttctgaacctgcagcacaggcttctgcggtttagcccgcagcgccaccacgtcccttgcattTTACCTGTCTCTTTTTCCATTTTAATCCAGTACACACGCAAGTGCATGCAtgcattatctctctctctcacacacacacacacacacacacagagagagagagagagagagagagaatgtattgTCTTTTCAGGACATCTAGAATCTGCTACCTGAATAGGGTCAGACTTCTTTGTCATCCTTTGTGTAACACTTATGACCTAATAAGTTTTGCCTCTGCCAGAAGTGCACTTAAAAAGGAAGTGCTTTAGTCAGTCATTCCATCGTAAGTTTTCAACACAATAAAGGATTCCACCTGGGAGGAGTACCACTTCTGGACATCTCAAAAAGAGTACTCTCCTCTTTTGTATAAAAAGAGAGTGCAGAATTTAGCATGTTCCCATTCTGCACTGGACTATGAGTACCTACGTGCCCTGAGTTGATGCTGCTTGTGCTGGAGACAATAGGGAAAGCCCTTCCATCTCTATAGGTCTGAGTTAGAACAGCTACATTTTAGGGAgatctttttttctgttctcttttcccACATTCCTTCTGTTTTTAGGTTGTATGTGAATTGCAGCACTGATTAACAGTTCCTAAGTCAGTGGAGGATttggtgttttctttttgctgtgtTACTTGGTAGATGTGAACAGCTGGaggctttccccaccaccaccaacagaaAATAAGTATATAAGAATGGATTATAGAAGCCTCTCTATTAAAGTGAGTGAAATAAAGCTAAAGAATCATacttcctccagatgttgtttttatgtgctacCAAGTCACTTCCAGTTTACAGTGGTCTTATGAATTGGTGCACTCCAAAAGGTCCTTTAATTAACGGCCCTTGCAAAATCAAGGTTGTGTCTTCCTTTAATGTCAATCCATATCatgttctgtcttcctcttttcctggtgtcTTCAACtttgtggattgaaaccagagatattatcagaGATTAGTCTAATTATCTGAAtagtattttaatttgttttaatattaccCATATTccatatatatccataattttaaattgtgcaacactggtATGAATAAAGAACaaagggatctgaaggcctttggaatggacctcaacagatgggaaacgttgacatctgagccctcagcctggagacaggtggtacagcatgacctctcccaatttgaagagacaggccgaggcaaagaggcagtcctgaaaccagcaagggagctggacaggggacagattttatttgtctccagtatggaagggattgtcactctcaaattgaccttctcagccacacacgACGCTGTTCCGAGATGTCTGttcagagcacactaccatagtctctcgagactgaaggatgcctacacacctgGAGAAACAGACTGGTTTCCCACAGGCAAATGCATCAGACAAGGGTGTCTTTTGCTCAGTTTGTGCAAAGAATATTTCGTATAGAAAGCTAGGCTAGATTTAGGACTGAAGATTTGTGAAACATCAGTaaattaagatatgcagatgatatcattttactggcagaaaagagcaatgacttgaaacaactctagaagaaagtgaaagaagaaaagcaggactgcagctggacaTTTAGAAGAGAAAGTTATGACTACAAAAGAAGTacttaactttaatgttgacaacgaAGAATTAAGATTGGTAAAGATGTATATGTAAGATCTATCATCAAGCCAAacagagagtgaagtcaagaaaTCAGGAGATGGGATGAGATTTGGGATGGGAGCtatgaaggaacaagaaaagatcatcaagggtGAAGACATGCCATTGAATACCAAGGCCAAGCGCATCAACACAATGCTATTTCCAATCACTATGTATAGATGAGAaggctggacagtgaagaaaacagaaaaaaaagattcattcaaaatatggtgctggaggagagttttgcagataccctggattaacagaaagagaagtgggtcctagatcaaatcaagcttgaactcacTCTAGAGGTAAAAATTGTAAAATTTGGGctatcttactttgggcacattgtgagaagacaaaacctgttggaaaagataataacgttaagaaaagatgaagaacaggaaaagaggaaaaccaaatgtgaggaGGATTGACTCTAGGAAGAACATAATAtgaggcttgagtttgcaagagctggacaGGGCTGTCAATAATAGAACATTCTGAGGGTTTACTCATTCCTAAGGTCACCATATAAGTTGGAGGCAGTGATGGGTCCTGAAAGGACACACATTTTCTTATTCCTTTTTAATGgactaaacattaaaaaaacccaccaccaatCATTGACTTGTTGATGGTTACAATTCTATGAAACAGAGACAATAATGGGTCGTCAAAGGCCCTGTATGTGGTTTGTATAATTTCTAAGTCAAGTCCTTTAAGCAGTAACTGTGCTAAAAATAAAAGCCTTCATTTTAACCAAGTACATAATGCAAAGATAGGTCTCATTTTTTAAAGAGCATCCTGTCCTGTATCCTGATGATTATTGGGTTAACAAGTGATACCTGTTTTTGTTATACTACCACTGGTTTAATTTGGAGGAATGGCAACAGAGGGAAATATTTATTGCTTTCCCTTATTTGTGCCGTGCAGTTTCTGGTTATTTTATGAATCAATTCACAATTGTACTTTGGAGATGGAGACTTTCAACAGGAAAGCTGCCTAACCGGCAGCAAGAGGAAGTTAGTCATCTTATGGGAGAGCTGAAGACAAAAGTGTTATATTATT
This sequence is a window from Pogona vitticeps strain Pit_001003342236 chromosome 4, PviZW2.1, whole genome shotgun sequence. Protein-coding genes within it:
- the MRPL15 gene encoding large ribosomal subunit protein uL15m encodes the protein MAAASGAAGGGRGRALETLRTLPRVSLANLRPNDGARQPEKRRGRGRYGGKKSGRGHKGERQRGTRPRLGFEGGQTPFYLVIPKYGYNENHSLRRQYPPLTLRRLQYLIDLGRVDPTQPIDLTQLTNARGVLMQVSKRHYGINLVEEGADHFAAKINIEVQIASELAIAAIERNGGVVTTAFYDPRSLEILCKPVPFFQRGQPIPKRMLPPEELVRYYTDPKNRGYLADPSKVAEARLELAKKYGYVLPDITRDELFQMLSSRKDPRQIFFGLAPGWIVNMAEKKILKPTDERLLKYYSS